Proteins from a genomic interval of Gammaproteobacteria bacterium:
- a CDS encoding undecaprenyl/decaprenyl-phosphate alpha-N-acetylglucosaminyl 1-phosphate transferase: protein MSYVLIVFGAMSISLAVVPLMVRLAPRLGMIDKPDPRKVHVTPIARVGGWGIFLGAFLPILYVAGDNSLVHAYIIGAVVLFVFGTWDDRREVGHWAKFIGQFVAVGILVGYGGLYVTSLPFIGVDDLSPAIGIPFTVIAMVGVINALNHSDGLDGLAAGESLLSIGAMGLLCWIAGGHLALVIAFAAIGGILGFLRYNTHPATVFMGDGGSQFLGYTVGFLAVLLTQRLDPSINSAAVLLLIGLPVVDILVVLKKRIQGGGSWFLATRNHVHHRLLDLGFAHQESVVIIYSVQTLLVASGMLLRHQNEWLILACYVAVLASLFIPLNLAERSGWRADTDKDAENVHNTLARARRMVLVVAPRRYLDFAVPAYLIFGSFLVQEVPVDVALGAALVFVLLLIEPLFAGTTRSVLLRSLIFVLASVVVFLQLDFPRFVSLWLPEFKAVYFFLMALSVAVAVRFNPGRRRVEFQTTAMDYLMVFIMVTGLVYSLIFGGYRTTGVLIVKLIVLWYACELLVIEKRERWNVLTVSALAAAGILSVKGLLPHL, encoded by the coding sequence ATGAGCTATGTACTCATCGTTTTCGGGGCGATGTCGATCAGCCTGGCGGTCGTCCCCCTGATGGTGCGTCTCGCCCCGAGACTGGGGATGATCGACAAACCCGACCCGAGAAAGGTCCACGTGACGCCAATCGCTCGGGTTGGCGGATGGGGGATCTTCCTTGGTGCGTTCCTGCCGATCCTCTATGTTGCGGGTGACAATTCGCTGGTCCATGCCTATATCATCGGCGCTGTCGTCCTGTTCGTGTTCGGAACCTGGGACGATCGCAGGGAGGTGGGGCACTGGGCCAAGTTTATCGGTCAGTTCGTCGCGGTCGGGATCCTTGTGGGTTACGGTGGGCTCTATGTAACCTCATTGCCGTTTATCGGCGTGGACGACCTGTCTCCAGCCATCGGAATTCCCTTCACCGTCATCGCCATGGTTGGTGTGATCAACGCCCTCAATCATTCCGACGGGCTCGACGGGCTGGCGGCCGGGGAGTCGCTGCTCAGTATCGGTGCCATGGGGCTCCTGTGCTGGATCGCGGGCGGACACCTGGCCCTGGTCATCGCGTTCGCGGCGATCGGCGGGATATTGGGATTCCTGCGTTACAACACCCATCCCGCAACGGTATTCATGGGGGATGGCGGCAGTCAGTTTCTCGGCTATACGGTGGGATTTCTGGCGGTGCTGCTGACCCAGCGTCTGGATCCGTCCATCAATTCCGCCGCGGTGCTGCTGCTGATCGGTCTGCCCGTCGTGGATATCCTGGTGGTGCTGAAGAAGCGTATCCAGGGTGGCGGGAGCTGGTTCCTCGCCACGCGCAATCACGTGCACCACCGGTTGCTGGACCTGGGCTTTGCGCACCAGGAATCGGTCGTAATCATCTACTCGGTGCAGACCCTGCTGGTCGCGAGCGGAATGCTGCTGCGCCATCAGAACGAATGGCTCATCCTCGCCTGTTACGTGGCGGTGCTGGCGTCGTTGTTCATCCCCCTCAACCTGGCTGAACGGTCCGGATGGCGCGCCGACACGGACAAAGACGCGGAAAACGTCCACAACACGCTCGCGCGGGCGCGCCGCATGGTGCTGGTCGTCGCGCCCCGGCGCTATCTGGATTTCGCCGTCCCTGCGTACCTGATCTTCGGCAGCTTTCTGGTGCAGGAGGTTCCCGTCGACGTTGCGCTGGGTGCGGCGCTGGTCTTCGTCCTGTTGCTGATTGAGCCCTTGTTCGCCGGCACGACGCGATCGGTATTGCTACGTTCCCTGATTTTCGTGCTGGCGTCGGTGGTGGTATTTTTGCAGCTCGACTTTCCGAGATTCGTGTCCTTATGGCTGCCGGAGTTCAAGGCCGTCTACTTCTTTCTCATGGCCCTGAGCGTGGCGGTAGCCGTGCGCTTCAATCCGGGCCGGCGACGCGTCGAGTTTCAGACGACCGCGATGGACTACCTGATGGTGTTTATCATGGTGACCGGGCTGGTGTACTCGCTTATTTTCGGCGGATACCGGACCACGGGGGTGT